The nucleotide window GACGGCCGCAAGGCGCTGCGCGACACCGCGCCCGCCTATCTGCGCGGCATCCACCGCCACTTCGGCTCCCACCTCACCGAGGACGAATGCGCGGTGCTGGCCGAAGCGCTGCTCAAGGTGGCCCACGGCGGCGAACGGCTCGACTGGCGCTGACGGCGCCACGACCGGCCGCCCCGCCACGGAATCTTTCCCGCGGTCCACGGGTTCCCGGCAAGGACGGCCCATCCACACACGGCCCATCCACTCAAGGAGCGATCACATGTACGGCGATCCGGCGACCATCCGCGAGATCCTCACCGAGCTGGGCGACACCTGGGCGGTCGTGGGGCTCTCCGCCAACCGCGACCGGGCCGCCTACGGCGTCGCCGAGGTGCTGCGACGCCACGGCAAGCGCGTCGTGCCGGTGCACCCCAGGGCGGAGACGGTCCACGGCGAGCAGGGATACCCCTCGCTGGCCGCGATCCCGTTCCCGGTCGACGTGGTGGACGTCTTCGTCAACAGCCGCCTGGCCGGCCCGGTCGCCGACGAGGCGGTGGCCATCGGCGCCAAGGCCGTCTGGTTCCAGCTCGGCGTGGTCGACGAGGCGGCGTACCACCGCACCCGTGACGCCGGGCTGGCGATGGTCATGGACCGCTGCCCCGCCATCGAACTGCCGCGGCTGGGGTGACCGCGGCGGCGCCGTGGCGGTGCGTTAGCGTCCCGGCATGATCGTTGTACGGAAGGCGGGCCCGCGGGACGCCGCCGAACTGGTGCGGCTGCGCCGCCTGATGTTTCAGGCCATGAGGGGCGAGGACCGGCCGGGCGACTGGGAGGAGACCGCCCGGGAGCTGACGATACGTCAGCTTTCCGCGTCCTCCCCGAGGTTGGGGGCGTTCGTGGTCGACGGCGACGGGCCGGGCGGCCGGCTGGCGGCGTGCGCGGTGGGGACGGTGGAGCAGCGCCTGCCGGCCCCGGGGCATCCGACCGGACGGTTCGGCTTCGTCTTCAACGTCTGCACGGATCACGGGTACCGGGGCCGTGGCTACGCGCGGGCGGTCACCGAGGCGTTGCTCGACTGGTTCGCCGGACAGGGGGTGACGCGGGTCGATCTGCACGCCACCACGGACGCCGAACACCTCTACCGCGCGCTGGGGTTCGCCGAGCACTCCATGGCGCTCTCGCTCGACGTGTCGGGCCGGACGGCCGGCTGAGTCAGCCGCCGAGCCCGTCCAGCACCACCGCCCCCGGCAACGTGGCCAGCGCCTTCCCCGGCACCAGCAGCTTGCCGCGCCGCCGGCCGCTGCCGATCACCACGTAGGGGGTGTCCACCACGGCCGCGTCCACCAGGAGCGGCCACCCCTCGGGCAGCCCGATCGGGGAGATGCCGCCGTATTCCATGCCGGTGCGCTCGACCGCGGTCTCCATCGGGGCGAACGATGCCTTGCGGGCGCCGAGCCGGCGGCGCACCACCCCGTTGACGTCGGCCCGGGTGTGGGCGAGGACGACGCAGGCGGCGAGGGTGACCTCCTGGCCGCGCTTGCCGGCCACCACCACGCAGTTGGCCGAGTTCTCCGGGGGCACCCCGTAGACCTCGCCGAAGACCGCGGTGTCGGCGTGGTCCGGATCGGTGTCCACGTGGAGCAACTGCTCGATGGGGACCGGCCCGGACCAGGCGCGCAGCGCGGCGGCGACCGGAGGGGCGAGCAGATCGAGGTGGCCGACGGCAGGTGGTGCCGCGTCGAAGCGGCCGATCGGTGCACTCATGGCCGCGAGCCTAGCGCCGCGTCGGCCAGGGTCCGCCCGTCAAGGAGCGGCGTCCGGTGCGGTGCGTCGCAAGGCGCCGGACCGGCCTCGCTCCCCCTGCGCGGTCGGCCCGGCAACGCCGCGAGGCGCCGTACCGGGCGTCGCGAGGGGGCGAACCCGGCTGACGCGGCACGGCACCTCATGGCATCGCCGGACCGACCGCGCGGGGGCGGCTCGGCGGCCGACCCGCTGCCTTGCGACGCACCGCACCGGCCCGCCGGGCGCCCCGCCCGACCACCGCGTCCACCGGACGCGTCACGCCTCCGGGCCGGCCTGCCGCAGCTCGTCGCGGACCGGCTCGGCGAGCGCGGCCGGGGGCACCGGGGCCGCGTCACGCAGCGGCGGCTGCCAGCCGAGTTCGGGGTCGAGCCGCCGGACGATGCGGGCCGGGGCTCCCGCCACCACCGCGTGGTCGGGGACCTCGCCGCGGACCACCGAGCCGGCCGCGACGACCACGTTGCGGCCGAGCCGGGCGCCGGGAAGGATCACCGCGCCGGTGCCCAGCCAGCTTCCCGAGCCGATGGCGACCGGGGCGCTGCGCGGCCACTGCTTGCCTATCGGCTGGTGCGGGTCGTCGTAGGAGTGGTTGTCGGTGGTGACGTAGACGTTGGGGCCGCAGTAGACCTCGTCCCCGAAGACCACCGGCTGGGAGGCGATGACGTGGCTGCCGCGGCCGAGGACGACGCCGTTGCCGAGCCGGATCACCGGATCCGGGCCGAACTCCTGCCCGGGCATCAGGCCCACCGTCATCGTCACCTGCTGGGCGATGATGCAGCAGTCCCCGAGGTGGATCCAGCGCTCGCCGAAGATGGTGCCCTGCGGGTAGGCCAGCCGGGTGCCCGCACCGATCCTGCCGAACCGGTACGGACCGGGGCATTCGGCGCTGACCGCGCCCGCCTCGCGTATCCAGCGGGCGCCCCGGTGGACCAGGTGCGACACGGCGCGTCGCCGCACCGCCGCGAGGGATGAGAACACGTTTCTGTTCTTCGGCACCCGCACACCGTACCGACGCCCCGGCCCCCCGGTCGGCCCGCGCCGGTGTGATCCTCGCCGCGACGGCGCCCCGGCGCGCCCCGGGGGGTACGTCAGGCGGACGCCTGGCGGACCAGGCAGAAGGGGTGGCCGGCCGGGTCGGCGTAGACCCGCCAGCCACGGCCCGGGGGGCCGGGGTCGAGGAGGCGGGCGCCGGCGGCCAGGGCGTCGCGTTCGGCCGCGTCGAGGTCGGGGACGCCGAGGTCGAGGTGGAGCTGCTGCGGGTGGTCCGGGTCGGGCCAGCGCGGCGGACGGTGGTCGGCCGCGCGCTGGAAGGCGAGCACCGGTCCGCCCGGCGGGTGGAGCGTCATCCAGTCCGCGTCGAGCGTCCAGCGGTCGGGGCGGTTGATCTCCCCGCCGAGCAGCGCCTGGTAGAAGCGGGCGAGGGCGGCCGGGTCGGGCAGTCGAGGGCGACGCACTGCACCTGGGCGATCATGTCGGCTCCTTGGGGTCGGCGTGGATGGTCTCAGTCGTGCAGCGCGGCGCGGTGGGCCTTGGCCAGTTCCCGGTACATCGCCGCGTTGACCTTGATGCCTTCGCGTTCCTCCTCGGTCAGTTCCCGCTTGACCTTGGCCGGGACGCCGGCGACCAGGGAGCCCGGCGGCACCCGCATGCCCTGCGGCACCAGCGCCTGGGCGGCGACCAGCGAACCCGCCCCGATGTGGGCGCCGTTGAGCACGGTGGCGCCCATGCCGATCAGCACGTCGTCCTCGACGGTGCAGCCGTGCAGCACGGCGTTGTGGCCGACCGAGACCCGCTCCCCCACGGTGACCGGGAACCCGGGGTCGACGTGGACGGTGCAGTTGTCCTGGACGTTGCTGTCGGCGCCGAGGACGATCGGGCCGCAGTCGGCGCGCAGCACGGTGTGGTACCAGACGCTCGCGCCCGCGGCCAGGGTGACGTCGCCGAGCACCACGCTGGTGGGCGCGGTGAACGCGGCCGGGTCGACGGACGGGGTGGCCCCGGCCACCCCGGCGATCAGCGGTCGGGTCATGTCGGTTCCTGCCCCTTCTCCCCGCGGCGCCGGGCGGGCGCCGCTCCCGGCCGCCGGCGGGCGCCGGCGGTCACGTCCGGACCCGCGCTCAGCCGCCGATCGGCGCCCGGGGCTCCCCGCCGGCCGGCTGCTCCGCCTCGGCCCGGCGCTGCTTGGCCTTGGCGCGGCGGCGCAGCACCAGGAAGGCGACGACCGCGAGGACCACGACGCCGGCCAGGGCCACGTACGAGACGTTCTTCAGCCACTTCTCGGCGACCATGCCGACGTAGTAGACGGCGGCCGTGGTGCCGCCGGCCCAGGTGACGCCGCCGAGGACGTTGGCGATGAGGAACTTCCAGTACGGCATGCGCAGCACACCGGCGAGCGGGCCGGCGAAGATCCGCAGGAAGGCGATGAACCGGCCGAAGAAGACCGCCCACATCCCCCAGCGCCGGAACGACGACTCCGCCTTCTCGATGTGTTCCGGCCCGAAGTGCTTGGGGAATCTCCGTCCCAGCCGGGCGAAGAGCGACTTGCCGTACCGGCGGCCGATGGAGTAGCCGATCGAGTCGCCGATCACCGCGCCGACCACCGCGCACGCGCCGACCAGCACCGGGTCCACCACGTGCTGGGAAGCCAGCAGCGCCGCGCTGACCAGGACGATCTCGCCGGGCAGCGGGATGCCCAGGCTCTCCACCCCGATCACGGCGCCCACCAGCAGGTAGACGGTGATCGGCGGGATGTGCTGGAGCCATTCCTGGATGTGCACAGCGGCTTCCTCCCCTGGGCGCGCACGGCCGTCGTGCCGGTTGCGGATCACGGGAAGCCTAAGCGACCGGCACCGCGTTGACGAAAAGCCCGGCGCCCGCGCACCCCCGGCGGCGGGCGGTCAGCGGCCCGCGTTGTCCCAGTCCTCCGGTACGCCGAAGGTGCCGGCGAGACCGGCCCGTCCAGCGTCGGTGACCCGCACCACACGGCGGGTCTCGGCACGGCGGATCCAGCCGAGGGCGAAGAACCGGTCGGTGAGCGCCGCGCCGAGGGCGCCGGAGAGGTGGTGGCGCTGTTCGCTCCAGTCGACGCAGTAGCGGACGGCCGGGCGGCGCCGGGGCAGCCCGGCCGGGTCGATCCCGAAGTCGGCCAGGAAGCGTGCGCCGTACTCGGTGACGCGGTAGGCGGCGTCCCGACCGGGGGCGGAGGGACGGTCCAGGCCGGTGTCGTCCGACCGGTACCGGCCGTCACCGCCGGCGAGCACCCCGCGACCGAGCAGCGCGTCCATCAGCGCCACGCCGAGCCGGCCGGCGAGGTGGTCGTAGCAGGTGCGGCAGCGGCGCAGCTGCTGGGCGCGGGTGCCGTCGCGCAGCGATCGCACCGGTTTGTCCGGCGCCACCCGGGCCAGCGCCTCCAGCACGTCGGAGACCTCGGGGCCGCTGAGCCGGTAGTAGCAGTGGCGGCCGTGCGTGCGGGCGACCACCAGTCCGGCCTGGAGCAGCCGGGCCAGGTGGGCGCTGACCGTGGACGGGCTCACCCCGGCCTCCGCCGCCAGCACGCTGGCCGGCAGCTCGCGCCCGTCGCCGAGCGCCAGCAGCACCCGCACCCGCGACGCGTCCCCGAAGACGGCCGCCGCCCGCGCGACGTCCGCCTCCCGTTCGACGCGCGGCGCCGCCGAGGTGTCGATGTAGGTGGCCATGTGCCCAGCGTAGGCGCCGGACGTTTCGCCGGGGGACGAAACGTCGCCGCGGCCCCGCGCCGGTGACGCTTCGCCCGCGGCCGAAGGGTCCCGGCGGAAGGCTGGAGGCATGGAGCGGATCAAGGACGCGGGTACGGAGCGGACGGTGGCGGCCGTGGCGGGCGGTGGGCGGTCGTGGGCGCCGTTGCTCGCCGTGTCATCGGGATTCTTCATGGTGATCCTCGACGTCACGGTGGTCACGGTGGCGGCGCCGGTGCTGGGGGCGGATCTGCGGGCGGGCGCGGCCGGGCTGCAGTGGGTGGTGGACGGGTACACGCTGGTGTTCGCGGCGGCGATGCTGCTGGGCGGGGCGCTCGGGGACCGGTTCGGGCACCGGCGGGTGTTCCTGACCGGGCTGGTGGTCTTCACGGTGGCGTCGGCCGGGTGCGGGGCGGCGCCGGGGACGGGGGCGCTGGTCGCGGCGCGGCTGGCGCAGGGGGCGGGGGCGGCGCTGCTCGTCCCGGCGTCGCTGGCGCTGCTGAACGCGGCCTATCCGCAACGGGCCGCGCGGGCGCGGGCGTTCGGGGTGTGGGGCGCGGTCTCCGGGCTGGGCGCGGCGGCCGGTCCGCTCGTCGGCGGCCTGGCGGTGTGGGGGCTGAGCTGGCGCGCGGTGTTCTGGGTGAACCTGCCGTTCGGCGTGGTGGCGGTGTGGCTCACGCTGCGGCACGTGCCGGCGCCGCCGCCGCGTCCGGCGGCCCGGATCCGGCCGGGGAGGCAGGCCGCCTGCCTGGTGGCGGTGGCGGCGTCGACCGCGGCGCTCAACGAGGGCGGCACGCTGGGGTGGACGGATCCGTGGGTGCTGGGTGCGGTGGCCGTGGCGGTGGTGGCCGCCGGGGGCTGCGCGGTGGCGGCCCGGCGGGCGCTGCGGTCGGTGCCCCGCGGGCTGGCCGGCGGTGCCGTGGTGGGCCTGTTGCTCAACTTCGGGTTCTACGGGGTGCTCTTCCTGGCCACGTTGTACTTCCAGCGGCAGCGCGGGTACGGGGCGCTGGCGGCGGGGCTGGCGCTGCTGCCGATGTTCGTGGTGATGGCGGGGTCCTCGTTCGCGTCGGGCCGGCTCACCGCGCGCGGCGGGCCGGGGCGGACGATGGTGGCCGGGCTGCTGACCGGTGCCGTGGGGTTCGCGGGGTGGCTGCTGGCGGGGGCGGACACCTCGTACGCGGTGCTGGTGGCGCCGATGGTGCTGGCGGGGGCGGGGACGTCGTTCGCGATGCCGGCGGCGACGGTGGCGGTGATGGAGTCGGCGCCGGGGGAACGCGGGGGTTCGGCCGCCGCGTTGCTGAACGCGGCCCGGCAGCTGGGCAGCGCACTGGGGGTGGCGCTCTTCGGCAGCCTGGCCGCCCGCCACCTGGTGGCCGGGGTGCATTCCTCGGCGGTGCTGGCGGCGGTGGCCTTCGTGGCGGCGGCGCTGGTGGCGGCGGTGACGGCGCCGGGCGGGGCGCGCCGTGGCGCGGTCAGCACACCGGCAGCCCCGGCACCGGCTGGTCGTCCGCGCCGCCCTTGAGGTAGACGTCGCTGACGTACACCCCGCTGTTGCCGCTGTCGTCGTCGGTCCTGGCCCACCACACGTTGGTCCACTTGCCGTAGCTCTCACGGCGGCCCAGATTCGCCTGGCAGTAGAAGTAGTTGGTGCCGGCGTTGAGCGTTCCGGCCCGGGCGCCGGCGGCGGTGTACGACGGAGCGGCGCGCCACACCGAGCAGTTGACCTTGCCGCCGCCGATCGGGGTGCACGCGGGCGCCTGCGGCGGCGGGGCCGGCGAACGCTCCGGGGCGGTGGAGTGCCCGGGGGCGGACGGGTGTGGTGACGAGGGGGGCGCCGACACCGACGCGGCGGATGCCGGGGTGGACGGCCGCGCGCTGGTCATCCCGTGCTTGGGCTCGCCGGGGGCGACGCCTTCGCGTGCGGTGCCGGAGGGGGCGGCGACGGCGACGCCGTGTGCCGCCGGCGACGGGGGGCCGGTGTGGTACAGCCCGTATCCGGCGGCGCCGGCGACGGCCAGCACGACGGCGGTGGCGGTGGCCGCGAGGAGGACACGGCGGCGGTTGCCGCGCCGGGGCGCCGCGGCGGTGGCCGGCGGGGCGGGCGCGGCGGTGGGCGTCGGCACCGTCTCCGGGGCGGGCGGTGCCATAGGTGGCGGCGGGCCGAACGCGGCCGAGGGCCCCGGGGCGGCGGGGAGCGGGTGGCCCGCGGCGACCGCCGTCAGCATCTCGGCGGCCTGCCGCGCGGTCGGCCGGGCCGCCGGGTCCTTGGCGAGCATGGCCTGGAGCACCGGGGTCAGCGGGCCGCAGCGGTGCGGCGGCGGCAGCGGTTCGGTGACGATCGCGGTGAGCGTGGACCACACCGAGGTGCGCTGGAACGGCGAGCCGCCCTCCACCGCCACGTAGAGCGTCATGCCCAGCGACCAGACGTCGGAGGCGGGGCCGGGGTCCTGGCCCTGGGCGCGTTCGGGCGGCAGGAAGTCCAGCGAGCCGACGAGTTCGCCGCTGCGGGTGAGCTTGGTGGCCGCGTCGTCGCCGGGGGCCTCCATGCTGGCGATGCCGAAGTCGGTAAGAACGACCCGGCCGCCCCGGTCGAGCAGCACGTTGCCGGGTTTGACGTCCCGGTGGAGCACCCCGGCCTGGTGGGCGGCGTCGAGGGCGGCCATCACCTCGGCGCCGATCGCGGCGGCGGAACGGGGGTCGAGCGGGCCGCGGTCGCGCAGGACGTCGTCGAGGGAGGGGCCGTCGATCAGTTCCATGACGATCACCGGGCGTCCGTCCTGCTCGGTGACGTCGTGGACGGTGATCACGCCGGGGTGGCGGACGCGGGCGGCGGCCCGTGCCTCGCGCTGCATCCTGGTGCGCAGTTCGGCGAGTTCGGCCGGGCCGGCGTCGCTGTAGGCGCGCAGGACCTTCACCGCGACCTCGCGGCCGAGCACTTCGTCGACGGCACGGCAGACCACGCCCATGCCGCCCTTGCCGAGCCGTTCGGCCAGCCGGTACCGGCCGCCCAGCAGCGTGCCGGTCGCTTCGCCGTCGTCCGCTTCCCCGGTGGGCACCACTCGCTCCGTTCCGTATCCGACGCCGGCCGGTCGCGGAACCGCGCGTACCGGCCGTTGGGCGGCACCAGGTTAGAGGTTGCCGGCGGCGGGCGTGTCCGGCCGACCCGCCCTCAGGTGTCGGCGGCGAGCAGGTCGTACAGGGCCATGGGCGTGACGTAGCCGGGCCAGCGGCCGTCCGCGAAGAGGCGCACGCCGGCGTCCTGGTAGCACTGGTCGGCCAGTTGGGAGCAGATCATGTGGCCGGTGCCGGCGATGTAGCGGCGCAGCCCCGGCACCCACAGCCGGAAGCGGTGCAGCGCGATGGCGAGGTAGTCGAGGAACGAGTACGGCACGCCGACGTACGCGCGGGCCGCGGCGCACACGGCGGTGCGCTGCTCGTCGGTGAGCCCGGGCGGATACACGTAACGGACCACGGCGCCGTCGTACGCGGTGAGCGGGCGCACCCGCGCGCCGCCCGGCTCGGCCTCCAGTATCCGCTCGCCGGGCAGGACGACGAACGCGTGCTCGTAGTCGCCGAATCCGTTGCCGTTGAGCCACTGTCCGAGCCGGATGAGCTTGCCGACGGCACCGGAGATCGTGGTGAGTCCGATGTCTCCTGGAACGGGATGGGGGTGGATCACGCGGCGGCTCCTCATGGCCGTGCCACGCGCCGGCCGGTCACGGACGCCAACAGCCGTGCCGACGCGGCGTGATGGGATGACTCCATTGTGTCACCATCCCGCTGCGCCCGTCGAGGCCCCGGACGGGTCGTTGGCCGAGCCGTTGCGGGAACGTTGCCGGGCCGGAGCCGGACGGACGGGGACGGGGTCCGCCGGGAGCCCGTCGCGGTAGCTCCACAACGGGCGGCCCTCGCCGCCCCGGTGCGCGTCGTCAGCGGCGGACGGCCGTGAGGACGTCGCCGAGGGCGGCGGCGACGGCGCCGGGGGCCTCGACGGGGATGAGGTGGCCGGCGCCGGGGACGGTCGTCAAGGTGGCGTGCGGGATGTGGGGCAGGAGGTGGTCGCGCAGCACGTGCGGCGGCTCCACCACGTCGTTCTCCCCGGCCAGCACGGTCACCGGGACCTCGATCCGCCGGGCGGCCACCGTGATGTCCGCCGCGATGCCGCGCAGCGGCCACTCGGTCCGGGCCTCGTCGTCCGCGGCGAGGCTGTCGCGTTCCGCGGTGGCCCGCGCCGTCCCGGACAGCGGGGTGGCGGTCAGGACGTCGTCGAGGGCGTGGCGCACCGTCGCGGGCGAGTCGTAGGCGTGCGACAGGCCCTGCCGGTACTCCTCGGTCACCAGGGCCGGCGGCTGCGGCGGCGCGGGCGCGACGAGCACCAGGCCGGCGAGTCCGGCCGGCCGGCGGGCCGCGAGGAGTTGGCTCACCTTGCCGCCCATCGAGTGGCCGACGAGGACGAACGGCCCCGGGGCGCACGCCTCGACGATCCGGGCGAGGTCGTCGGTGAGCCGGTCGAGGCCGTAGGGGCCGGGCAGCGTCCGGGAAGTGCCCCAGCCGCGCTGGTCGTAGCGGATCGTCGCCTGCTCCGGCGGCAGTTGGCCGATCACGTCGTTCCAGGTGTCGGCCGAGCCGCCCCAGTAGTGGACGAACACCAGCGCCCGTCCGGCGCCGCCCGCCACGCGCACCTCGATGGACCCGTCCGCCACCGGCACCGCCTTTGTCGTTTCCGTCATCATCGCGCCTCTCCCATCGGCCGCGGAAAGCGGCTGCCGCCGTCTCGCCGCGGCTTTCGCACCAGTAGCCTGAACTGTCTGCCAGGCACGACACCGACGGTATGCGCGGGGCGGCGCGCACCCTGGCGGAAAGGGACGGAGTGCTTGTGGAAAACGGACACACCGCAGTGCGGCAACTGCGTTATCTGCCTGCCGTGGGAGCGACGTACGGGGTGGAGGTGCTGGACTTCGCCGCGCTGCGTGCGATGGACGCCGAGCGCCGGCGGATCCAGCCGCAGCGCCCGGACTTCCACGTCTTCGCCCTGGTCGCCTCGGGTCGCGGCAGTCACGAGGCGGACTTCCACGGCTACCGGCTCCAGGAAGGCAGCGCCGTGTGGATCCGGCCGGGCATGGTGCACCGGTGGAGCGGCATCGACGGCTGCGACGGGCCCCTGGTCCTCTTCCGGCCCGGATTCCTCCCCGGTCTCACGGCGGCGGAGGCCACCGCCCCGGCGTGCTGGCACCTGGACCGGCAGCGGCTGTCCCTCGCCCTGCTCGCGGCCGGACACCTCGGCAGCGAGCACGACGCGGCGGTGCGAACGCCGCGCCTCGCGTCCCCCGCGCTCCTGTCCCACCTGCTGGCGGCGCTGATCCTGCGCGCCCTCCCCGAGGCACCGGCCCCGTCCGGCGCGACTCCCTCCGGCGACCGGCACACCGAGGTGTTCCGCGCCTACCGGGCCGCCGTGGAGGAGCACTTCACCGACCGGCACCAGGTGGCCGACTACGCGCGGGCGCTCGGCTACGACGTCCGCACCCTCACCCGGGCGACGCGGGCCGCCACCGGCACCGGCGCCAAGGCCTTCCTCGACCAGCGCGTCCTGCTGGAGGCCAAACGCCTGCTCGCCCACACCGACCTGCCGGTCGGCGGCTGCGCCCGGCGCCTCGGCTTCCGGGACGCCGGGAACTTCACCACGTTCTTCCGCCGCCAGGCCGGCACCTCCCCCGCCGCCTGGCGCACCGCGTACGGCACGCACCGCCCTTGACCCCCGCGCCACGGTGTTCATCCGAAAGGGGAGCGCCACCGTCGGCGGCAGCGTCGGTTTTCCGTCAGCGGAGCGTCAATTCGGCGCCGTTGACTGTCAACTTCCCATCAGCGGCGGGCCCGAGGGGTGCGGCTCGGGCAATACCGTCGGAGAGGCGCCCCGGGCCTCACGGTCCGGCCCGGGGCCGACGACCCCCGCTGGAGGAGACCTCATGAGCGAGCACCTGTACGGGGACGACCCGGAGCCCTCCGATCGCCCCCCGGCCGGACCGCTGTACGTGCCCGTCCGGCCGGGCCCCTCGGGCTGCGCGGCCCGTATGTTCCGTACCCCGCTGGGCGGTCGCACGGCCGTCGGCTTCACCACCCGGCAGGCGCTGGCCGCCACGCTCGGCCCGGGTCAGGAGTGGATCAGGCTGGCGGAACCGGCGTTGCGGGCGCTCGCCGAGCCGTTGGGGGTGACCACGCTCACCGTCGACCCGCAGTTCGCCGCGCCCGGGGTCGGTGCGTCGGCGCGCGGTGCCGGACGGGTGCGGGACCCCCGGCCGGCCGGGATGGCGCGGGTGACCGGGGCGGCGGCCCTGGTGGACGTGGTGTGCGGCGCCGAGCGGCTGCGGAGGGCGTCGTCATGACCGTTTCGCTCGCCCCGGAACCCGCCCGGTCCCCGAGCCGTGAGCTGTCGGTGTGGCCCGCCTCCGCGCGTACCGCGCCGCACGGGGACGTCACGGTGGCCGGCGTGGCGCTGACCGAGATCGCCGAGCGCTTCGGCACCCCCGTCTACGTCCTGGACGAGGCCGAGGTGCGCCGGCGCTGCCGGGCGTACCGGGCCGCGTTCCCCGACACCGACGTGCTCTACGCGGCCAAGGCGTTCCTGTGCCGGGCGATGGCGCACTGGGTGCGGGAGGAGGGCCTGGGGCTGGACGTGTGTTCCGCCGGGGAGCTGGAACTCGCCGTCACCGCGGGCTTCCCGCCGGAGCGCATGGTGCTGCACGGCAACGCCAAGAGCCCGGAGGACCTGCGGGCCGCGCTGCGGCTGGGGGTGGGCCGGATCGTCGTGGACAGCACCGGCGAGATCGCCCGGCTGGCCGCCCAGGTTCCGGCCGGGACCCGGCAGAAGGTGCTGCTGCGGATCACCCCGGGGATCGCCGCGGGCAGCCACGCCGCCGTCCGTACCGGCACCGACGACCAGAAGTTCGGCCTCTCCCTCGCCGACGGCACCGCGCAGCACGCGGTCGCCCGGGTGCTGGG belongs to Streptantibioticus cattleyicolor NRRL 8057 = DSM 46488 and includes:
- a CDS encoding SAV_915 family protein; this translates as MSEHLYGDDPEPSDRPPAGPLYVPVRPGPSGCAARMFRTPLGGRTAVGFTTRQALAATLGPGQEWIRLAEPALRALAEPLGVTTLTVDPQFAAPGVGASARGAGRVRDPRPAGMARVTGAAALVDVVCGAERLRRASS
- a CDS encoding alpha/beta fold hydrolase translates to MMTETTKAVPVADGSIEVRVAGGAGRALVFVHYWGGSADTWNDVIGQLPPEQATIRYDQRGWGTSRTLPGPYGLDRLTDDLARIVEACAPGPFVLVGHSMGGKVSQLLAARRPAGLAGLVLVAPAPPQPPALVTEEYRQGLSHAYDSPATVRHALDDVLTATPLSGTARATAERDSLAADDEARTEWPLRGIAADITVAARRIEVPVTVLAGENDVVEPPHVLRDHLLPHIPHATLTTVPGAGHLIPVEAPGAVAAALGDVLTAVRR
- a CDS encoding helix-turn-helix transcriptional regulator, with translation MENGHTAVRQLRYLPAVGATYGVEVLDFAALRAMDAERRRIQPQRPDFHVFALVASGRGSHEADFHGYRLQEGSAVWIRPGMVHRWSGIDGCDGPLVLFRPGFLPGLTAAEATAPACWHLDRQRLSLALLAAGHLGSEHDAAVRTPRLASPALLSHLLAALILRALPEAPAPSGATPSGDRHTEVFRAYRAAVEEHFTDRHQVADYARALGYDVRTLTRATRAATGTGAKAFLDQRVLLEAKRLLAHTDLPVGGCARRLGFRDAGNFTTFFRRQAGTSPAAWRTAYGTHRP